The Halalkalibacter krulwichiae genome has a segment encoding these proteins:
- a CDS encoding sensor histidine kinase, whose translation MTLMNDSLTDEEKEKFRLSLLLKELERINAIIEEMLLLAKPNKPNFKEQYIEEIIDEIFPLIKHSSENKKIEFSIQLDRQLVMVDSQQLKQVFHNLIRNSVESIQDIGKISIYSQLTTTEYLIYISDNGAGIPGSIQNSIFTPFTTSKDSGTGLGLAIVQRIIDNHSGSIRLISSKEGETIFLIKIPRSLSNKPT comes from the coding sequence TTGACATTGATGAATGATTCTCTTACAGATGAAGAAAAAGAAAAGTTCCGCCTTTCCCTCTTATTAAAAGAACTTGAACGAATAAATGCAATTATTGAAGAAATGTTATTATTAGCAAAACCCAATAAACCCAATTTTAAAGAACAGTACATAGAAGAGATTATTGATGAAATCTTTCCTTTAATTAAACACTCGTCTGAGAATAAAAAGATAGAGTTCTCTATTCAGCTAGACAGACAGCTGGTTATGGTGGATAGTCAGCAATTAAAGCAAGTGTTTCATAACCTGATCCGAAATAGTGTTGAATCTATTCAAGATATAGGAAAGATTTCCATTTATTCGCAACTTACTACTACTGAATATCTCATCTATATCTCAGATAATGGAGCGGGAATACCTGGTTCTATTCAGAACTCTATTTTCACTCCATTTACGACTTCAAAAGATTCAGGTACTGGGTTAGGCTTAGCAATTGTTCAACGTATTATCGATAATCACAGCGGGAGTATTAGGTTAATCTCTTCTAAAGAAGGGGAAACGATTTTCTTAATAAAAATACCTCGGTCATTATCCAATAAACCTACTTAA
- a CDS encoding Na/Pi cotransporter family protein, translated as MDLQTILFMFLGGLGIFLFGIKYMGDGLQKAAGDRLRDILDRFTTNPLMGVLAGIVVTVLLQTSTGTTVLTIGLVNAGFMTLKQAIGVIMGANIGTTVTAFIIGIKISNYALPIIALGTFLIFFFKNNKVNNLGQVIFGFGALFYGLNLMGDAMKPLREVQAFADLTVSMSDNALLGVLIGTVFTVIVQSSSASIGLLQTLYSQGLMDLQAALPVLFGDNIGTTITAVLASLGASIAARRAALTHVIFNLIGTIIVLLVFRPFVFLIGKLQESLTLNPEMTIAFAHGIFNVSNTLIQLPFIAILAIIVTKIIPGQDSAIDYKAHHLDERFIRESPSIALGQGKKEVLRMAELSEKGLESVGEYLKTQDKKHGELIPQFEDAINNLDRKITDYLVKLSSHPLSSEDSKLHSTLMDTIRDIERIGDHMENIMELVQSQVANKVKFSDSAVSDLDEMFDLTLSTVKQSFKALELNDETEARAVLEKEEKIDKMERDLRKKHIARLNANKCTGSAGIIYVDIVSNFERIGDHAVNIAQVVLSEE; from the coding sequence ATGGATTTACAAACAATTTTATTCATGTTTCTTGGGGGCTTAGGTATCTTCCTATTTGGTATTAAATATATGGGAGATGGTCTTCAAAAAGCTGCTGGTGATCGATTAAGAGATATTTTAGACCGTTTTACAACCAATCCTTTAATGGGGGTTTTAGCTGGTATAGTCGTAACAGTGCTACTTCAAACAAGTACTGGTACAACAGTTTTAACGATTGGTTTAGTTAACGCGGGATTTATGACGCTAAAACAAGCAATTGGTGTTATTATGGGGGCAAATATTGGAACGACTGTTACAGCATTCATTATCGGTATAAAAATATCTAATTACGCCTTGCCAATCATTGCGTTAGGAACATTCTTAATCTTTTTCTTCAAGAATAATAAAGTAAACAATTTAGGTCAGGTTATTTTTGGGTTCGGGGCTCTTTTTTATGGGTTAAATTTAATGGGTGATGCCATGAAACCTTTACGAGAAGTTCAAGCCTTTGCCGATTTAACAGTGAGCATGAGTGATAATGCTTTATTAGGTGTTTTAATTGGTACTGTATTCACAGTTATTGTACAAAGTTCTTCTGCATCAATAGGTTTATTACAAACGTTATATTCGCAAGGACTTATGGATTTGCAAGCAGCATTGCCTGTCTTGTTTGGAGACAACATTGGTACAACGATTACAGCCGTATTAGCATCACTAGGGGCATCGATTGCAGCAAGGAGAGCTGCATTAACACATGTAATATTTAACTTAATAGGAACGATTATTGTTTTATTAGTATTCAGACCTTTTGTTTTCCTTATTGGCAAATTACAAGAATCGCTAACGTTAAATCCAGAAATGACTATTGCCTTTGCACATGGAATTTTTAACGTTTCGAATACGTTAATTCAGCTTCCTTTCATTGCAATATTAGCGATTATTGTAACCAAAATAATTCCAGGACAAGATTCTGCAATTGACTATAAAGCCCATCATTTAGATGAGCGTTTTATTAGAGAATCGCCTTCCATTGCATTAGGTCAAGGGAAGAAAGAAGTTTTACGGATGGCAGAGTTATCAGAAAAAGGCTTGGAATCAGTTGGTGAGTATTTAAAAACACAAGATAAAAAGCATGGAGAACTGATTCCGCAATTTGAAGACGCTATTAACAATCTAGACCGAAAAATTACGGATTATTTAGTTAAACTTTCTTCGCATCCATTATCTTCAGAGGATTCGAAGCTTCATTCAACATTGATGGATACGATTCGGGATATAGAGCGTATCGGTGATCATATGGAAAATATTATGGAGTTAGTTCAATCACAAGTTGCAAACAAAGTTAAATTTTCTGATTCGGCAGTTTCAGATTTAGATGAGATGTTTGATTTGACTCTCTCTACAGTGAAACAATCATTTAAAGCACTAGAACTCAATGATGAGACTGAGGCACGAGCGGTATTAGAAAAAGAAGAGAAAATTGATAAAATGGAACGAGATTTACGAAAGAAACATATTGCTCGTTTAAATGCGAATAAATGTACAGGGTCAGCAGGGATCATTTATGTAGATATTGTCAGCAACTTTGAACGAATTGGAGATCATGCTGTTAATATTGCACAAGTTGTGCTAAGTGAAGAGTAA
- a CDS encoding HAMP domain-containing protein — translation MKNLSRNMSFRNKILIVLLLITGILSSFAFIIIRSIDQVNQVSVEINHNNVPELIWITHWENELKAKEYIVESFIENDYCCDLVETYFSFETGSLEELEHSFEHVPPSLVSINRQIELLDFMILSYVSGLIQYSDQTALENYLNNEYMAKLHEVRGLIENSKQTTFQTLHQHSNNLSVIIKESLWLLLLLTISSVSISIFLAYQLSKNLTKPIEQMVTKVDHIANGNYGLTVDHPNQVELQLLTSSINKMSKGLKDSFQTIINDKVFREQIVNSLPIGIITFDDRFEDVSLNNLAKKVLGSKKEFTFLLNEADNPNKRFWEILRSKELIHNEKVPFYSLAGEEKYFLISQSELLNQDQLGIGRIFYFIDITENEDLEKRTHQSEKLALV, via the coding sequence ATGAAGAATTTAAGTAGGAACATGTCTTTCCGTAATAAAATATTGATTGTTCTCCTTTTAATAACAGGTATTTTGAGTAGTTTTGCCTTTATTATCATTCGTTCAATCGATCAAGTTAATCAAGTAAGTGTTGAAATTAACCATAACAATGTACCAGAGCTCATCTGGATTACACATTGGGAAAATGAGTTGAAAGCGAAAGAATACATCGTTGAGTCTTTCATAGAAAATGATTATTGTTGTGATTTAGTGGAGACGTATTTCTCTTTTGAAACAGGTTCTCTTGAAGAATTAGAGCATTCTTTTGAACATGTCCCCCCATCCTTAGTGTCTATTAATAGGCAGATAGAATTACTAGATTTTATGATTTTGAGTTATGTATCTGGTTTGATACAGTATAGTGATCAAACTGCTTTAGAGAATTATTTAAATAATGAATACATGGCAAAGCTACATGAAGTAAGAGGATTAATTGAAAATTCAAAACAAACAACTTTTCAAACTCTTCACCAACATTCTAACAATCTATCGGTCATTATTAAAGAATCACTTTGGTTGCTTCTATTACTAACGATAAGCTCGGTTAGTATTTCAATTTTTCTAGCTTATCAACTTAGTAAGAACTTAACAAAGCCAATTGAACAGATGGTAACAAAAGTTGATCATATCGCCAATGGGAATTATGGTTTAACTGTAGATCACCCTAATCAAGTTGAGTTACAGCTACTAACTTCTTCTATAAATAAGATGTCCAAAGGTTTAAAAGATTCATTTCAAACGATTATCAATGATAAGGTCTTTAGAGAACAGATTGTAAACTCTTTGCCGATTGGCATTATTACGTTTGATGATCGATTTGAAGACGTATCTTTAAATAATTTGGCAAAGAAAGTGCTAGGTAGTAAAAAAGAATTTACTTTTTTATTAAATGAAGCTGATAATCCAAATAAAAGGTTTTGGGAAATACTTCGTTCAAAAGAATTGATTCACAATGAAAAGGTTCCATTTTATAGCTTAGCGGGTGAAGAGAAATACTTCCTTATTTCACAATCTGAATTACTTAATCAAGATCAACTCGGTATTGGTAGAATTTTCTACTTTATAGATATTACAGAAAATGAAGATCTAGAGAAAAGAACACATCAATCCGAAAAGCTAGCCCTTGTATGA
- a CDS encoding helicase-related protein, giving the protein MTKLMTVYPQAIEHTKRKVLDDIDRYLEVLDKLPNYEQYKTDRRNYLEQIWLNVWLNKVTSSISKKEKKAILAQHNYDVDGIDRKILNRLFRNEMRNFEPFNVIEWLDQTFRTDDNWRKKYKTATERYKKFLIEEAKAQKRFEFQKDVETIINKLMKEEEINIYLYLRHKVSRKLSRDFTTKPKYRMIETIKIEEKLEKIGPFNSSDYFTVSKFLDELTGEVHRAYYWEYETYFNSYYTFVEDELVNYIGELLFTQFTNEITTKYYEIYNDNLSPSKVKGLVELTVTPWRKKYFSQIQSEILADLLKLADVPYDLVVHKEIYYKDLQERERKRQEEEEAIRKKQEEEERILDDIFGREYRPSAGRSIRYVLHIGETNTGKTHHALQRMKKAQSGLYLAPLRLLALEVFDKLNGEGVLCTLRTGEEEKVVSGATHHSCTVEMFHEKEAYEVIVIDEAQMIADKDRGFSWYKAITKANAKEVHIIGSRNVEKMTLQLLGDSDIEIYDYKRDIPLKVERKEFTMNQTKKGDALVCFSRRRVLETASQLQKNGHSVSMIYGSMPPETRKKQMQRFIEGETTVIVSTDAIGMGLNLPIRRIAFLENEKFDGSRRRRLTSQEVKQIAGRAGRKGIYDVGKVAFASDIKLMKHLLQQEDDSIQTFAIAPTASVFERFQKYYRDLGTFFELWDKFESPKGTKKASLSEEKELYETIRGTEIEARLSMMDLYGFLHLPFSTKDSGLIEQWQDKMVAIIRGEELPEPQITRSSLEEMELSYKSIGLHLLFLYRLDKRTEAMYWERVREEISDGVHEYLKNDVKNLTKKCKHCGKSLEWDHAFTICDHCYALKSKKRQSHQFRNNRRKAFK; this is encoded by the coding sequence ATGACTAAATTAATGACCGTGTATCCACAAGCTATTGAACATACAAAACGAAAAGTACTTGATGATATTGACCGTTATCTTGAGGTATTAGACAAATTACCTAATTATGAGCAATATAAAACAGATCGAAGAAATTATCTTGAACAGATTTGGCTAAATGTTTGGTTAAATAAAGTAACTAGTTCAATTTCAAAAAAAGAGAAAAAAGCAATATTAGCTCAACATAATTATGACGTTGATGGAATCGACCGGAAAATTTTAAATCGACTCTTTCGGAATGAAATGCGAAATTTTGAACCGTTTAATGTAATTGAATGGTTAGATCAAACTTTTCGTACTGATGATAACTGGAGAAAGAAATACAAAACAGCTACAGAACGTTATAAGAAATTTTTAATCGAGGAAGCAAAAGCCCAAAAAAGATTCGAATTTCAAAAAGATGTTGAAACAATTATTAATAAGCTCATGAAAGAAGAAGAAATAAACATTTATCTATACCTTCGTCACAAAGTGAGCAGAAAACTGTCGCGCGACTTCACAACAAAGCCTAAATATAGAATGATTGAAACCATAAAAATTGAAGAAAAATTAGAGAAAATAGGTCCTTTCAATAGTTCAGATTATTTCACTGTCTCTAAATTCTTAGATGAACTGACAGGAGAGGTGCATAGAGCTTATTACTGGGAATACGAGACATATTTTAATTCCTATTATACGTTTGTTGAAGATGAGTTAGTAAATTATATAGGTGAACTTTTATTCACTCAATTCACGAACGAAATCACCACGAAATATTATGAAATTTATAATGACAACTTGTCCCCTTCAAAAGTAAAAGGACTGGTGGAACTTACTGTTACCCCTTGGCGGAAAAAATATTTTTCGCAAATACAATCAGAAATTTTAGCAGATTTATTAAAGCTTGCAGATGTCCCTTATGATCTAGTAGTACATAAAGAAATATACTACAAAGATTTACAAGAAAGGGAGCGTAAGCGGCAAGAAGAAGAAGAGGCTATTAGAAAAAAACAGGAGGAAGAAGAGCGAATATTAGATGACATTTTCGGACGTGAGTATAGGCCGTCAGCAGGAAGAAGCATTCGCTATGTACTGCATATAGGTGAAACCAATACCGGAAAGACACATCATGCACTTCAGCGTATGAAAAAAGCACAGAGTGGATTATATTTAGCCCCCCTACGCCTATTAGCTCTAGAAGTTTTTGATAAATTAAATGGAGAAGGTGTCTTATGCACATTAAGAACAGGGGAAGAGGAAAAGGTCGTTTCTGGTGCTACTCATCACTCCTGTACGGTAGAAATGTTTCATGAGAAAGAGGCTTATGAAGTAATTGTCATTGATGAAGCGCAAATGATTGCCGATAAAGATCGTGGTTTTTCATGGTATAAAGCTATAACGAAAGCCAATGCAAAAGAAGTTCATATTATAGGAAGTCGCAATGTCGAAAAAATGACCCTTCAGTTATTGGGAGACTCTGATATTGAAATTTATGATTATAAGCGAGACATTCCATTAAAAGTTGAAAGAAAAGAATTTACAATGAATCAAACAAAAAAAGGTGATGCTCTTGTCTGTTTCTCGAGGCGGAGGGTACTTGAGACAGCGTCACAATTACAAAAAAACGGCCATTCTGTAAGCATGATCTATGGCAGTATGCCGCCTGAAACAAGAAAAAAACAAATGCAGCGCTTTATTGAAGGTGAAACAACTGTTATTGTATCAACAGACGCAATCGGAATGGGGTTAAATTTACCGATTCGGCGGATTGCTTTTTTAGAAAATGAAAAGTTCGACGGTTCGAGAAGACGACGTTTGACCTCTCAGGAAGTAAAGCAAATTGCAGGAAGAGCTGGACGTAAAGGAATTTATGATGTTGGCAAAGTAGCATTTGCATCAGATATTAAATTAATGAAGCACCTTCTTCAACAAGAAGATGATTCCATTCAGACCTTTGCCATTGCTCCAACCGCATCAGTGTTTGAACGCTTTCAAAAATATTATCGCGATTTAGGGACATTCTTTGAGCTTTGGGATAAATTTGAGAGTCCCAAAGGAACGAAGAAAGCCTCACTCTCTGAAGAAAAAGAATTATATGAAACAATTCGTGGGACAGAAATTGAAGCACGCCTATCAATGATGGACTTGTATGGATTCTTGCACTTGCCTTTTTCAACAAAAGATTCAGGGCTAATAGAACAATGGCAAGACAAAATGGTTGCGATTATCAGAGGAGAAGAATTACCAGAACCTCAAATCACTAGAAGTTCACTTGAAGAAATGGAACTTTCTTATAAGTCAATCGGGTTGCATTTGTTATTTTTATATCGTCTCGATAAGCGGACAGAGGCAATGTATTGGGAAAGAGTAAGAGAAGAAATAAGTGATGGCGTACATGAATATTTAAAAAATGACGTCAAGAATTTAACAAAAAAATGTAAGCATTGTGGAAAGAGCTTAGAATGGGATCATGCCTTTACTATTTGTGATCACTGTTATGCTCTAAAATCTAAGAAAAGACAAAGCCACCAATTTAGAAACAATAGAAGAAAAGCTTTTAAGTGA